The nucleotide sequence ATTTCCACTTTAGCCTTTATAATTTCTCTTTCATGTACAATTGAGGTCCCCCAACCAAATTTTAAATAATCTACATACTCTCCAGAGACATCCATCAAGCTATTCGCAGTTTCAAGTCCTAGACCCTTATCAAGAACCATTGTAATGCCACAAGTTCTAGGTTTTTCTTCTCTTTTTTTAGATAAAAATTCAAATGATTTCACAATTATCACGTATTTTTTTAATATTAATTAATAGTATAAATGGGTTTTTAACATTTTGCATAAAACAATAATAATTTAATAATAACTCCCCCAATATAAAATTATGCATAAAGAACAAATTGATTTAGATGAAAGTCATATACGACTAATCACCGATTTAGAAAAGAATAATCTTAAAAACTATATTAAAAAAATAAGATATGACCTTAAACAATACATCACTAAAAACCAAGACTTTTTAATCTCATTAGAACCTTTAAAAATGCCTGATGAAAATTTGCCATTAATTGTCAAAAAAATGTATGAATCATCTAATATTGCAGATGTTGGTCCAATGGCTGCTGTTGCAGGAAGCATATCTGAAATGTCACTTAATTACCTGATTAAAAATAATTCCACTTATTCAATAGTTGAAAATGGTGGAGATATAGCTATTATTAATGATAAACCTGTGATTTGTGGAATATATTCAAATAATGAACTTTTAGGAAATAAAATCGCATTTAAATTAAAATCACGTAAAAAAGCATTGGGTCTTTGTACATCATCAGGTAA is from Methanobrevibacter oralis and encodes:
- a CDS encoding UPF0280 family protein, giving the protein MHKEQIDLDESHIRLITDLEKNNLKNYIKKIRYDLKQYITKNQDFLISLEPLKMPDENLPLIVKKMYESSNIADVGPMAAVAGSISEMSLNYLIKNNSTYSIVENGGDIAIINDKPVICGIYSNNELLGNKIAFKLKSRKKALGLCTSSGKIGHSISFGQSDSLTVISNSSSISDALATRIANDVNGNNGENKISKALETCENYKEYFDGVLIISGKYIGTIGKLPKIIESKEFKVDI